The following proteins are co-located in the Paralichthys olivaceus isolate ysfri-2021 chromosome 2, ASM2471397v2, whole genome shotgun sequence genome:
- the LOC109628946 gene encoding G-protein coupled receptor 22-like, with the protein METDSYTSGPATTDWVGTVAGLEGMGVLQEQGGGGLSSSPASWYMPYSLGFQVSLTAVLMVELVLGFSSNLTVLVLYCSQSNLVDSVSNMVTVNLHVLDVAVCVLCLPLTLVVVLLPPGPNLALLCCFHEACVTFASIATAINILVISLDRYDISVRPANRLLTTRRAALLLAAVWVTSVAVFFIPFLEVQWPSREGSEEKGQAAPMSLSSHSTTVAPAWRNQTLLCIGGQGYHTSLGMYYHLILQIPIFFTTVAVMLFTYSRILRALNIRIGSHMKKSQRFRGPSCSGRHKRQKKKKAGLRVIDGGELGGEQSNIDGTKPLSHPPLIPSPSPTPTATSPPALSSSAPLVISEMGAATPMPATMGVQASVSAIIALRRAVRRHRDRRERQRRVFRMSLIIITTFLGCWAPLSVTNVLILGIGPSDALISLRLWFLALAYGTTVSHPLLYAFTRQKLRRALRAKVKKRVVSLLQVDPSPGGTIIHNSWVENRKTTRQVRLEASEGTDRCQAEAL; encoded by the coding sequence ATGGAGACTGACAGTTACACCTCGGGCCCAGCCACCACTGACTGGGTTGGGACGGTGGCTGGTCTGGAGGGAATGGGAGTCCTacaggagcagggaggagggggcTTGTCCAGCAGTCCCGCCTCCTGGTACATGCCATACTCACTGGGCTTCCAGGTGTCGCTCACAGCCGTCCTCATGGTGGAGCTGGTGCTGGGCTTCAGCAGCAACCTGACAGTGCTGGTTCTCTACTGCTCTCAATCCAATTTAGTGGACTCAGTGAGCAATATGGTAACTGTCAATCTGCATGTATTGGACGTGGCggtgtgtgtgctgtgtctgCCCCTCACGctggtggtggtgctgctgccTCCAGGACCAAACCTGGCCTTGCTCTGCTGCTTCCATGAAGCCTGCGTCACATTTGCCAGCATTGCCACAGCCATCAACATCCTGGTCATCAGCCTAGACCGATATGACATTTCAGTACGGCCGGCCAACAGGCTGCTGACCACACGCAGAGCAGCGCTTCTCCTGGCTGCTGTTTGGGTCACATCAGTAGCTGTGTTTTTTATCCCATTCTTGGAAGTGCAGTGGCCCAGCCGAGAGGGATCAGAGGAGAAAGGGCAGGCGGCACCCATGTCTTTGTCGTCACATAGCACCACAGTGGCACCAGCATGGCGTAACCAGACACTGCTGTGTATTGGTGGACAGGGCTATCACACAAGCCTGGGAATGTATTACCATCTTATCCTGCAGATACCCATCTTCTTCACCACCGTGGCTGTCATGCTCTTCACCTACTCCAGGATACTGAGAGCTTTAAACATCCGCATTGGCTCCCACATGAAGAAGAGCCAGCGGTTCAGGGGCCCTTCCTGCAGTGGGCGTCacaagagacaaaagaaaaagaaagctgGGCTCAGAGTAATCGATGGTGGGGAGCTGGGAGGGGAGCAGAGCAACATAGATGGTACCAAACCGCTCAGCCACCCTCCCCTCATTCCTTCCCCCTCCCCTACACCCACAGCCACCTCCCCGCCTGCCCTGTCCTCGTCCGCCCCTCTGGTCATCTCTGAAATGGGTGCGGCCACTCCTATGCCAGCCACAATGGGTGTTCAGGCCTCGGTGTCAGCCATCATTGCCTTGCGGAGGGCAGTGCGGCGACATAGGGATCGGCGAGAGCGCCAGAGGCGGGTCTTCAGGATgtccctcatcatcatcaccaccttccTGGGCTGTTGGGCTCCCCTCTCTGTGACCAACGTGCTAATCCTTGGCATCGGCCCCAGTGACGCCCTGATTAGCCTGCGCCTCTGGTTTCTGGCCCTCGCTTACGGCACCACTGTCTCCCACCCTCTGCTCTACGCTTTCACCCGACAGAAGCTGCGCCGTGCCCTCCGTGCCAAGGTTAAAAAGAGGGTGGTGTCCTTGCTCCAAGTAGACCCTTCACCAGGGGGCACTATCATACACAACTCCTGGGTGGAGAACAGAAAAACCACTCGGCAGGTGCGGTTGGAGGCAAGTGAGGGCACTGACCGTTGCCAGGCAGAGGCCCTGTGA
- the LOC109628907 gene encoding inositol hexakisphosphate kinase 2-like has translation MSLAMEAQAQAAMKAEEKEKQQNQLQHQQCNMAKGVMLEPFIHQVGGHSCVLRFGEQTICKPLIPREHQFYKSLPAEMRKFTPQYRGVVTVSFEEDAKGNLCLFAYPLHSDPVADLENKDPLTNSEHKSKMIEWGNMVESSLLIDRENYSKADQSSHAHKEKDKSVLKAQEDVELEWLLQSEVLYSRLDHSLSNAVPQPKHNPWSLKCHQQHLQRMKENATHRTQHKFILLENLTWRHKLPCVLDLKMGTRQHGDDASEEKKVMQIRKCQQSTSASIGVRLCGMQVYQSDTGKLIVMNKYHGRKLPLPGFKEALFQFFHSGRRLQNELLSPVLHRLKEMQAALEACESYRFYSSSLLIIYDGAPHRKHTRRRSEVLEEEEHDEENEEVEAEPELEELEEEESEVAGALGFPNSPSMSSDITSRCSSSSSSSSSSSSSSSSSSSSSSSSSGISDVGLSHSDPLSPVVDVRMIDFAHTTCRHFREDSLVHEGLDRGYIFGLQNLITIISELENYSTDMDLA, from the exons ATGAGTCTGGCCATGGAGGCTCAGGCCCAGGCGGCCATGAAagcagaggaaaaggaaaagcagcagAACCAGCTGCAGCACCAGCAGTGCAACATGGCGAAAGGGGTGATGCTTGAGCCCTTCATACACCAGGTGGGGGGACATTCTTGCGTCCTGCGCTTCGGGGAGCAGACCATCTGCAAGCCCCTCATCCCCCGAGAGCATCAGTTCTATAAAAGCCTGCCTGCAGAAATGAGGAAGTTTACCCCCCAGTATAGAG GTGTGGTGACGGTGAGCTTCGAGGAGGATGCCAAAGGGAACCTTTGCCTGTTCGCCTACCCCCTCCACAGCGACCCAGTAGCAGACCTGGAGAACAAGGATCCGTTGACCAACAGCGAGCACAAGAGCAAGATGATCGAGTGGGGGAATATGGTGGAGTCCTCACTGctaatagacagagaaaattaCAGTAAAGCTGACCAAAGCAGCCACGCTCACAAAGAAAAGGACAAGAG TGTTCTCAAGGCACAGGAGGATGTGGAGCTGGAGTGGCTGCTGCAGTCCGAGGTTCTCTACTCCAGACTGGATCACTCTCTCAGTAACGCTGTCCCGCAGCCCAAACACAACCCTTGGAGTCTCAAGTGTCACCAGCAGCACCtacagaggatgaaggagaacGCCACGCACCGCACCCAGCACA AATTCATCCTTCTAGAGAACCTAACATGGCGGCACAAATTGCCCTGTGTGTTGGACCTGAAGATGGGCACACGGCAGCATGGAGACGATGCCTCggaggagaagaaggtgatgcAGATTCGCAAGTGCCAGCAGAGCACTTCAGCCTCAATAGGAGTCCGTCTGTGTGGCATGCAG GTGTACCAGTCCGACACAGGCAAACTGATTGTCATGAACAAGTACCACGGCCGTAAGCTGCCCCTGCCTGGCTTCAAAGAGGCTCTGTTCCAATTCTTCCACAGCGGACGGCGTCTGCAAAATGAGCTCCTCTCCCCGGTGTTGCACAGGCTCAAGGAGATGCAAGCTGCCCTGGAAGCCTGCGAATCCTACCGCTTCTACTCTAGTTCCCTGCTCATCATATACGATGGTGCCCCACACCGTAAACACACACGCCGGCGCTCTGAGgttttagaagaagaagaacatgatgaggaaaatgaggaggtggaggctgaACCTGAACTGGAGGagttggaggaagaggagagtgaAGTAGCAGGTGCACTTGGTTTCCCTAACAGTCCCTCTATGTCTAGTGACATCACCAGCAGGTGttctagcagcagcagcagcagcagcagcagtagcagcagcagcagcagcagcagcagcagcagcagcagcagcagtgggatctCAGATGTCGGCCTGTCTCACTCAGACCCCCTCAGCCCTGTTGTGGATGTGAGGATGATAGACTTTGCCCACACCACTTGCAGACATTTCCGGGAGGACAGCTTGGTGCACGAGGGCCTGGACAGAGGCTACATCTTCGGTCTCCAGAACCTGATCACCATCATCTCTGAGCTGGAGAACTACAGCACAGATATGGATCTGGCATGA